A single region of the Saprospiraceae bacterium genome encodes:
- a CDS encoding TIGR02757 family protein, whose product MAISSDDLKDFLDQSVNQFNHSGFIADDPICIPHQFTDLQDIELMGFWVAVLAWGQRKTIINKSLELVDLMDGAPYQFILNHEEKDRKRFAQFKHRTFQYTDTLYFLHFFQQYYKTNTSLETAFSQHLLPTAEHVGPALIGFHNAFFSLPDAPQRTRKHIPTPSRNSSCKRLNMFLRWMVRQDDRGVDFGLWKGIQPSQLLMPLDVHVERVARQLRLLERKQRDWQAVLELTQRLKEFDPNDPVKYDFALFGMGVLNQGPF is encoded by the coding sequence ATGGCTATATCGTCCGATGATTTAAAGGATTTTCTCGATCAATCCGTCAATCAGTTTAACCACTCAGGTTTTATAGCTGATGACCCCATCTGCATCCCTCACCAATTTACTGATTTACAAGATATTGAACTGATGGGGTTCTGGGTGGCCGTCTTGGCTTGGGGACAACGCAAGACCATCATCAACAAATCCTTGGAACTGGTCGATTTAATGGATGGAGCGCCTTATCAATTCATCCTGAATCACGAGGAAAAAGACCGAAAGCGTTTTGCCCAATTCAAACACCGAACCTTTCAGTATACAGATACCCTCTATTTTTTGCACTTTTTCCAACAGTATTACAAAACCAATACCTCTCTTGAAACCGCCTTTAGCCAACACCTGCTGCCAACAGCTGAGCATGTAGGTCCTGCCTTGATCGGCTTTCACAACGCTTTTTTTTCACTGCCCGATGCCCCTCAGCGAACCCGTAAACACATTCCTACCCCTTCCCGCAATTCCAGTTGCAAACGGCTGAATATGTTTTTGCGCTGGATGGTGCGACAGGATGACCGAGGCGTTGATTTTGGCCTTTGGAAGGGTATTCAACCGAGTCAATTGCTCATGCCCCTAGATGTTCATGTGGAGCGGGTAGCCCGACAGCTGCGCTTGCTGGAACGAAAGCAACGCGATTGGCAGGCCGTCCTGGAACTCACCCAGCGGCTAAAGGAATTTGATCCTAATGACCCCGTAAAATATGATTTTGCTTTATTTGGAATGGGCGTACTGAACCAGGGCCCATTTTGA